From the genome of Candidatus Binatia bacterium, one region includes:
- the trpA gene encoding tryptophan synthase subunit alpha — protein sequence MPGVGRAFDAARRERRGAFIAYLASGYPDLAESDRLAGAACEAGADVLELGVPFSDPVADGPVIQRATQIALEGGATLASAMRQAATLRAAHGTPIVLMSYLNPIHRYGVSRFARDAAASGVDGVILVDLPPEEDPETWETIVEAGIDTIALATPTTAPARLPTIAARARGFLYVVARLGVTGAGGADPDTAALLDRCRGLSPLPRAIGFGMSLESDLAPYRGRAEGVIVGSGLLEPMLREPDAAARERTLVEHVHAFRMKMESLG from the coding sequence GTGCCGGGCGTCGGGCGCGCGTTCGATGCGGCCCGGCGCGAGCGCCGCGGCGCCTTCATCGCCTACCTCGCCTCCGGCTATCCCGACCTCGCGGAATCGGACCGCCTCGCGGGCGCCGCCTGCGAAGCGGGAGCGGACGTGCTGGAGCTGGGGGTCCCCTTTTCGGATCCCGTCGCGGACGGACCGGTCATCCAGCGCGCGACCCAGATCGCGCTGGAGGGCGGCGCGACGCTCGCGAGCGCGATGCGGCAGGCCGCCACCCTCCGCGCGGCGCACGGGACCCCGATCGTCCTCATGTCCTACCTGAATCCGATCCATCGCTACGGGGTGTCGCGCTTCGCCCGGGACGCCGCGGCGTCGGGCGTGGACGGCGTGATCCTGGTGGACCTCCCGCCCGAGGAAGATCCGGAGACGTGGGAAACGATTGTGGAAGCGGGGATCGACACGATCGCGCTCGCCACCCCGACCACCGCGCCCGCGCGCCTTCCGACCATCGCGGCGCGGGCCCGCGGCTTTCTCTACGTGGTCGCGCGCCTCGGCGTCACCGGCGCGGGAGGAGCCGATCCCGATACGGCGGCGCTCCTCGATCGGTGCCGCGGGCTATCGCCCCTGCCGCGGGCGATCGGCTTCGGCATGTCGCTCGAGAGCGATCTCGCGCCGTATCGCGGGCGGGCCGAGGGGGTCATCGTCGGCTCGGGGCTGCTCGAGCCGATGCTGCGCGAGCCGGATGCGGCCGCGCGCGAACGGACGCTCGTCGAGCACGTCCATGCTTTCCGGATGAAGATGGAGTCCCTGGGATGA
- a CDS encoding tetratricopeptide repeat protein, which produces MDRAIPISVPEGTLAGAESTRAESLTVAENLARGAADPEHALQAARIFSLEGQRDRAIDILRQGTLAHPRHVGLLGTLADLLSRGGAFEEADLVFRQALEYGPGDADAWYRAGLHGARQGQLEAARRAYEETVRLDPTRVRAWVNLGLARADLGDRRGALQALLRAVQADPACAEAHSNLGVLYHEEGMRAEAIESFRRSVELAPDSSEAHFNLGWALLADQELEQAETMLEASVRLDPANVESLYALALLHIRVGKYGRAVGSLRQAVEHQPDDARLHYQLGVAYNRQDAVDQAILALETAARLNPDDPRPHHLLGVAYDKKELPALAREAYRRAAALNG; this is translated from the coding sequence GTGGATCGCGCCATTCCCATCTCCGTCCCCGAAGGAACCCTCGCCGGCGCCGAATCGACGCGGGCCGAGAGCCTCACCGTCGCCGAGAACCTCGCCCGCGGCGCGGCCGACCCCGAGCACGCGCTTCAGGCGGCGCGCATCTTCTCCCTCGAGGGGCAGCGCGATCGTGCGATCGACATCCTCCGCCAGGGAACCCTCGCCCATCCGCGGCACGTCGGCCTTCTCGGAACGCTCGCCGATCTCCTCTCCAGGGGCGGAGCCTTCGAGGAGGCGGACCTCGTCTTCCGGCAGGCGCTGGAGTACGGCCCGGGGGACGCGGATGCGTGGTACCGCGCGGGGCTGCACGGCGCGCGCCAGGGACAGCTCGAGGCGGCCCGCCGCGCCTATGAAGAGACGGTGCGGCTCGACCCCACGCGCGTGCGCGCCTGGGTGAACCTGGGGCTGGCGCGGGCCGACCTGGGCGATCGCCGCGGCGCGCTCCAGGCGCTTCTTCGCGCGGTGCAGGCCGATCCCGCGTGCGCCGAGGCGCATTCGAACCTGGGCGTGCTCTATCACGAAGAGGGGATGCGCGCCGAGGCGATCGAGTCGTTCCGCCGCTCGGTCGAGCTCGCCCCCGACTCGAGCGAGGCGCACTTCAACCTGGGCTGGGCCCTCCTCGCCGACCAGGAGCTGGAGCAGGCCGAGACGATGCTCGAGGCCTCGGTTCGGCTCGACCCCGCGAACGTGGAGAGCCTGTACGCGCTGGCGCTCCTCCACATCCGCGTGGGGAAGTACGGCCGCGCGGTCGGCTCGCTCCGGCAGGCGGTCGAGCACCAGCCCGACGACGCGCGCCTCCACTATCAGCTGGGGGTCGCCTACAACCGCCAGGACGCCGTGGACCAGGCGATCCTCGCGCTCGAGACCGCCGCGCGGCTGAACCCCGACGATCCCCGCCCGCACCACCTGCTCGGCGTCGCCTACGACAAGAAAGAGCTCCCCGCGCTGGCGCGCGAGGCCTATCGGCGCGCCGCCGCGCTGAACGGCTGA